A DNA window from Leptolyngbya sp. KIOST-1 contains the following coding sequences:
- a CDS encoding serine/threonine phosphatase yields the protein MLTCPFCEFENPDSQRSCEQCGQPLERWRVIDIPAPGAPALGLADLYDDKYLDSDRRYRLTNPSAALGAASSTPWVVIDCQPEADSPLQDLQAAWLENPTLDPTVHPLAVGVPPAAYPYLALQADYFPAIPELHHAWQTPERTLLLIEDRAIWLPFSTGWIAIDDPLQHLQWLFETTLLWQALAPWQGQATLLNPQRLTLNENSLICLTEIDAAESSSPLPLQALGRMWQTLLISGQTELPLQVQTLVDGLVEGTITDVEQMQATLAEAAQDYSMPGVEGGMPAWVDEYNDTDSTSDIGVDLLIKETDRAIAKEAAIDPFDLEVDAAFDTQELTDDDGNGPIEAPTMVLPMKLALLDDAGQSHVGQQRHHNEDWFFTQTQLHRVSGPQGTILRAKGLYILCDGMGGHASGEVASQLAVRTLREYLTQHWGGDRLPDHDTLTQAVVTANQAIFDINQSNATSGVGRMGTTLVMVLVHNLSVAVVHVGDSRLYGYSKRLGLRQLTLDHEVGQREINRGVEPALAYARPDAYQLTQALGPRGKEDLVPSIAYHEITEDTLLVLCSDGLSDNDLLERHTSSHLAGLLSAKANLSDGVAQLIDLANEKNGHDNITTILVRIKLQPDLSTITS from the coding sequence ATGTTAACCTGCCCCTTTTGTGAGTTTGAAAACCCCGATTCACAGCGGTCCTGCGAACAGTGTGGCCAGCCCCTTGAACGGTGGCGGGTGATTGATATTCCCGCCCCCGGGGCGCCAGCCCTTGGTCTTGCCGATCTCTACGATGATAAGTACCTCGACAGCGATCGCCGCTACCGACTCACAAACCCCTCTGCGGCTCTAGGGGCAGCCAGTTCCACCCCCTGGGTTGTCATCGATTGCCAACCCGAGGCTGACTCCCCCCTCCAAGACCTGCAGGCGGCCTGGCTCGAAAACCCCACCCTCGATCCCACAGTTCATCCCCTGGCGGTGGGAGTCCCCCCTGCGGCCTATCCCTATCTGGCGCTTCAGGCCGATTATTTTCCGGCCATTCCCGAGCTGCACCACGCCTGGCAAACCCCCGAGCGCACGCTGCTGCTGATCGAAGATCGCGCCATCTGGCTGCCCTTCTCGACGGGGTGGATAGCAATTGACGACCCGCTTCAGCACCTCCAGTGGCTGTTTGAAACGACGCTGCTGTGGCAGGCTTTGGCCCCATGGCAGGGGCAGGCCACACTGCTCAATCCCCAGCGATTGACTCTCAACGAAAATAGCCTGATCTGCCTGACTGAAATCGACGCTGCGGAGTCTTCGTCGCCGCTGCCGCTCCAGGCTCTGGGACGGATGTGGCAAACTCTGCTAATCAGCGGCCAAACCGAACTACCACTTCAGGTGCAAACCCTGGTGGACGGCCTGGTGGAAGGAACAATCACCGATGTTGAGCAGATGCAGGCGACCCTGGCCGAAGCGGCCCAAGACTACTCCATGCCTGGGGTCGAAGGGGGAATGCCCGCCTGGGTTGACGAGTATAACGACACTGACAGCACCAGCGACATCGGTGTTGATCTCCTGATCAAAGAAACTGATCGCGCGATCGCCAAAGAAGCCGCGATCGATCCTTTTGACCTGGAGGTTGACGCGGCCTTTGACACCCAGGAACTGACCGACGACGACGGCAACGGCCCCATCGAAGCGCCCACCATGGTGCTGCCGATGAAACTGGCTCTCCTTGACGACGCCGGTCAAAGCCACGTGGGTCAGCAGCGTCACCACAACGAAGACTGGTTTTTCACCCAGACCCAGCTACACCGGGTCAGCGGTCCCCAGGGCACTATTCTGAGGGCGAAGGGACTCTATATTCTCTGCGATGGCATGGGCGGACATGCCTCTGGAGAAGTGGCTAGCCAGCTGGCGGTACGCACCCTGCGGGAGTACCTGACCCAGCACTGGGGGGGCGATCGCCTGCCCGACCACGACACACTGACCCAGGCGGTAGTCACAGCCAACCAGGCCATCTTTGACATCAATCAGTCCAACGCTACATCCGGCGTCGGTCGCATGGGGACTACCCTGGTCATGGTGCTGGTCCACAACCTCTCTGTCGCTGTTGTGCATGTCGGCGATAGTCGCCTTTACGGCTACAGCAAACGTCTGGGGTTGCGGCAGCTCACCCTAGATCACGAGGTGGGGCAGCGCGAAATTAACCGCGGGGTAGAGCCAGCCCTCGCCTATGCTCGCCCTGATGCCTATCAACTGACCCAGGCCCTCGGCCCTCGGGGTAAGGAAGACCTGGTACCCAGCATTGCATACCACGAGATTACCGAAGACACGCTGCTGGTGTTGTGCTCCGACGGGCTGAGCGACAACGATTTGCTTGAGCGCCACACCAGTTCCCACCTTGCGGGACTGTTGAGCGCCAAGGCCAACCTGTCCGATGGAGTAGCTCAGCTAATCGATCTGGCTAACGAAAAAAATGGCCATGACAACATCACGACCATTCTTGTCCGGATTAAGCTACAGCCCGACCTGTCAACTATTACAAGTTAA
- a CDS encoding DUF4327 family protein, with product MTEAIADLVVAHPMVKFQRQVESLVKKSKVVRPSDPIWKIAFLFGDDWAHWKQELEEFDFSTQDPIQDLLAVQSWEED from the coding sequence ATGACTGAAGCAATCGCCGACTTAGTTGTCGCTCACCCCATGGTGAAATTTCAGCGCCAAGTTGAGTCTTTAGTTAAGAAGTCCAAAGTTGTTCGCCCCAGCGACCCAATCTGGAAAATTGCCTTTCTCTTTGGCGATGACTGGGCCCATTGGAAGCAAGAACTGGAAGAATTCGACTTTTCGACCCAAGATCCGATTCAAGACCTGCTGGCGGTACAGTCCTGGGAAGAAGACTAG
- the thrS gene encoding threonine--tRNA ligase yields the protein MAQTDLSAPQPTAPVALPRTSESEALKRIRHTFSHVMAMAVQNLFPKAQVTIGPWIDYGFYYDFDSPEPFTEQDLKAIKKEMIKIINKKLPVTQETVSRAEAQQRIEALGEPYKLEILQDLQEPITLYHLGDQWWDLCAGPHVASTADLNPKAFELESVAGAYWRGDEKRAQLQRIYGTAWETPEQLQEYKRRREEAKRRDHRKLGRELGLFIFADDVGPGLPLWTPKGTVLRSTLETFLKEEQTKRGYLGVVTPHIARVDLFKTSGHWQNYREDMFPLMADDDDARSAEEGFVMKPMNCPFHIQIYKSELRSYRELPLRLAEFGTVYRYEQSGELGGLTRVRGFTVDDSHLFVRPEQLDDEFLKVVDLILTVFRSLKLKNFKARLSFRDPESTKYIGGDAVWEASQNAIRRAVQTLGMEYFEAPGEAAFYGPKLDFIFRDALEREWQLGTVQVDYNLPERFDLEYVAEDGSRQRPVMIHRAPFGSLERLIGILIEEYAGDFPLWLAPVQMRLLPVTEEQLGYAQSVADQLLTQGVRVEVDASGDRLGKMVRNAEKAKVPIMAVVGAKELEDNALSIRTRAQGELGALPVAEVLERVTGAIAARADF from the coding sequence ATGGCTCAAACTGACCTGTCTGCCCCTCAGCCCACTGCGCCCGTTGCCCTACCTCGCACCAGCGAGTCAGAGGCGTTGAAACGCATTCGCCACACCTTTTCCCATGTGATGGCGATGGCGGTGCAGAACCTGTTTCCCAAGGCGCAAGTCACCATTGGTCCCTGGATTGACTACGGCTTTTACTACGACTTCGACAGCCCGGAGCCCTTCACGGAGCAAGATCTGAAGGCGATTAAAAAGGAGATGATCAAGATCATCAACAAAAAGCTGCCGGTCACGCAGGAAACCGTGAGCCGGGCGGAGGCCCAGCAGCGCATTGAGGCCCTGGGGGAGCCCTACAAGCTGGAGATTTTGCAAGACCTGCAAGAGCCCATTACCCTCTACCACCTGGGCGACCAGTGGTGGGACCTGTGCGCTGGCCCCCACGTGGCCAGTACCGCTGACCTCAACCCCAAGGCCTTTGAACTGGAGAGTGTGGCCGGGGCCTACTGGCGCGGCGACGAGAAACGGGCGCAACTCCAGCGCATTTACGGCACCGCCTGGGAAACGCCAGAGCAGCTCCAGGAGTATAAGCGCCGCCGCGAGGAGGCCAAGCGCCGCGACCACCGCAAGCTGGGCCGGGAACTGGGGCTATTTATCTTTGCTGACGATGTGGGGCCGGGACTGCCCCTCTGGACCCCGAAGGGGACGGTGCTGCGCTCTACGCTAGAAACCTTCCTCAAGGAAGAGCAGACCAAGCGGGGTTATCTGGGGGTTGTGACTCCTCACATTGCCAGGGTGGATCTATTTAAGACCTCGGGCCACTGGCAAAACTACCGGGAGGACATGTTCCCGTTGATGGCGGACGATGATGACGCCCGCTCCGCCGAAGAAGGGTTTGTCATGAAGCCGATGAATTGCCCCTTCCACATCCAAATCTATAAGAGTGAGCTGCGCTCCTACCGGGAGCTACCCCTGCGACTGGCGGAGTTTGGCACGGTCTACCGCTACGAGCAGTCCGGGGAACTGGGGGGGCTGACCCGAGTGCGGGGCTTTACGGTGGATGACTCCCACCTGTTTGTGCGCCCGGAGCAGCTCGACGATGAGTTTCTCAAGGTGGTGGATCTGATCCTCACCGTGTTCCGCAGCCTGAAGCTGAAGAACTTTAAAGCCCGCCTCAGCTTCCGCGACCCGGAGTCCACCAAATACATCGGCGGCGACGCGGTGTGGGAGGCCTCCCAGAATGCGATTCGTCGAGCGGTGCAGACCCTGGGTATGGAGTACTTTGAAGCCCCCGGTGAGGCGGCCTTCTATGGCCCGAAGCTGGACTTTATCTTCCGCGATGCCCTGGAGCGCGAGTGGCAGCTGGGCACGGTGCAGGTGGACTACAACCTGCCGGAGCGCTTTGACCTGGAGTATGTGGCCGAGGATGGCTCGCGCCAGCGCCCGGTGATGATTCACCGCGCCCCCTTTGGCTCCCTGGAGCGACTGATCGGCATTTTGATCGAGGAGTACGCCGGGGACTTCCCGCTGTGGCTGGCTCCGGTGCAAATGCGGCTGCTGCCGGTCACCGAGGAGCAGCTGGGCTATGCTCAGTCGGTGGCTGACCAGCTTTTGACCCAGGGCGTGCGGGTGGAGGTGGACGCCAGCGGCGATCGCCTCGGTAAGATGGTCCGCAATGCCGAAAAGGCCAAGGTGCCGATCATGGCGGTGGTGGGGGCAAAAGAACTAGAGGATAATGCCCTCAGTATTCGCACCCGGGCCCAGGGGGAACTGGGGGCGCTACCGGTGGCGGAGGTGCTGGAGCGGGTGACGGGGGCGATCGCCGCCAGGGCAGATTTCTAG
- a CDS encoding S-layer homology domain-containing protein, with the protein MKRWMQVGSAVTVGTVAATAIAPAWANPGPADPAIAIPAAQAQAAPPQRVLPFTDVSPDHWAYEALLNLAGTYGCISGYPDGTFRGENAVTRFEFAAGMDSCLSVVAGMAAQQAEARDREVQSLIQSMEQSLSELRQLESDLPELP; encoded by the coding sequence ATGAAACGGTGGATGCAAGTCGGCTCGGCGGTGACGGTAGGGACTGTAGCGGCGACAGCGATCGCCCCTGCCTGGGCTAACCCAGGTCCCGCCGACCCCGCGATCGCGATTCCCGCCGCCCAGGCCCAGGCCGCCCCGCCCCAGCGGGTGCTGCCCTTCACCGATGTCTCCCCCGACCACTGGGCCTACGAGGCGTTGCTCAACCTGGCTGGCACCTACGGCTGCATCAGCGGCTACCCTGACGGCACCTTTCGCGGTGAAAACGCCGTCACCCGGTTTGAGTTTGCGGCGGGCATGGACTCCTGCCTGAGTGTAGTGGCGGGTATGGCGGCCCAGCAGGCGGAAGCGCGCGATCGCGAGGTCCAGTCCCTGATCCAGTCCATGGAACAATCCCTAAGCGAACTCCGCCAACTCGAATCCGACCTGCCGGAACTGCCCTAG
- the thrB gene encoding homoserine kinase, with product MSRSILVTVPATTANIGPGFDCLGAALTLYNHFKFTPLDQAAGTVTITVQGKEAERVVTDSSNLAYKAFAHYFRSRELVVPAVAIAIDLDLPLARGLGSSSTAIVGGLLGANGLCDEPLNQAALAELAIAIEGHPDNVVPALVGGCQLAVAGEDGSATLCPIPWHSDVVPVVAIPDFELSTAEARRVLPATYSRTDAIFNTAHLGLLLRGLESGNGDWLRVALADRIHQPYRQTLIPGYAAVAEGAIAAGAYGLVISGAGPTLLALAPATAAPAVAEGMTTAWQREGQSVTALALALETRGGRLETVA from the coding sequence GTGTCTCGATCCATTTTGGTAACTGTCCCAGCGACCACTGCCAACATTGGCCCCGGCTTCGACTGCTTGGGAGCGGCATTGACCCTCTACAATCACTTTAAATTCACACCCCTCGACCAGGCTGCAGGGACGGTCACGATTACTGTGCAGGGGAAAGAGGCGGAGCGGGTAGTCACAGACAGCTCCAATTTGGCCTACAAAGCCTTTGCTCACTACTTCCGCAGTCGAGAACTGGTGGTACCGGCAGTGGCGATCGCCATTGACTTAGATTTACCCCTGGCCCGGGGGCTGGGCAGTTCCTCCACCGCCATAGTCGGCGGGCTGCTGGGGGCCAATGGGCTCTGTGACGAACCATTGAACCAAGCGGCATTGGCAGAACTGGCGATCGCGATCGAAGGCCACCCCGACAACGTGGTGCCCGCCCTGGTGGGGGGCTGCCAACTGGCGGTAGCCGGGGAGGACGGTTCCGCCACCCTCTGCCCGATTCCCTGGCACAGCGACGTGGTGCCCGTGGTGGCCATCCCGGACTTTGAGCTGTCCACCGCCGAGGCCCGCCGGGTGCTGCCCGCCACCTACAGCCGCACCGATGCGATCTTTAATACCGCCCACCTGGGGCTGCTGCTGCGCGGTCTGGAGAGCGGCAACGGCGACTGGCTGCGGGTGGCCCTAGCGGATCGGATCCACCAGCCCTACCGGCAAACCCTGATTCCCGGCTACGCTGCCGTGGCCGAGGGGGCGATCGCCGCAGGGGCCTACGGCCTGGTGATCAGTGGAGCGGGGCCAACGCTGCTGGCCCTGGCCCCAGCGACGGCAGCTCCAGCGGTCGCTGAGGGGATGACCACTGCCTGGCAAAGGGAGGGGCAAAGCGTTACCGCCCTGGCCCTGGCTCTAGAGACCCGGGGAGGGCGACTGGAAACGGTTGCCTAA
- a CDS encoding NAD(P)H-quinone oxidoreductase subunit 4: protein MLTEQFPWLTTLVILPLLAILPIPVLPNRNGQTLRWYALGIGFIEFSLILYTFANFYDLNQPGLQLVEQYSWVPQVGLTWSLGADGLAMPLVVLSGLVTTLAILASWNVTKRPRLYFSLLLVMYSAQVGVFLAQDLVMFFLMWELELVPVYLLISIWGGQKRLYAATKFILYTAIGSIFILVGALAMAFYGDTVTFNLTELAQKDYSLTFQLLVYAAFLVAFAVKLPIFPLHTWLPDAHSEAPAAVSMILAGVLLKMAGYGLIRMNIEMLPDAHLYFAPFLAILGVVNVIYASMTAFGQDNLKRRMAYSSVAHMGFVLIGCSAFTTLGMSGAMLQMISHGMIAAVMFFLSGVTYERTHTLDMDVMGGMARKMPTTFAFFTAAAMGSLALPGMSGFVSEIAVFLGMATSDVYSTTFKTAIIIGAAVGVVLSPIYLLSMLRRIFYGDAGQVVAKVPNMLDIRPREAFVALCLLVPIIGIGLYPKLATQVYDAKTVAVASRAQTTVLAAGQNPPLYAHIMVAPRVTVAELATATSPQID, encoded by the coding sequence ATGCTGACCGAGCAATTTCCGTGGCTGACGACCCTAGTTATCCTGCCGCTGCTGGCCATCCTGCCCATACCGGTGCTGCCCAACCGCAATGGGCAAACCCTGCGCTGGTACGCCCTGGGGATTGGCTTCATCGAATTTTCTTTAATTCTCTACACCTTTGCCAACTTCTACGACCTCAATCAGCCTGGTCTACAGCTGGTTGAGCAGTATAGCTGGGTACCCCAGGTGGGTCTCACCTGGTCCCTGGGGGCCGATGGTTTGGCCATGCCCCTGGTTGTGCTCAGCGGCCTGGTCACCACTCTGGCAATTCTGGCCTCCTGGAACGTCACCAAACGGCCCCGCCTCTACTTCAGCCTATTGCTGGTGATGTACAGCGCTCAGGTTGGGGTATTTCTGGCCCAGGACCTGGTCATGTTCTTCCTGATGTGGGAACTGGAACTGGTGCCTGTGTACCTCCTGATCTCCATCTGGGGCGGTCAGAAGCGTCTATATGCCGCTACTAAATTTATTCTCTACACCGCGATCGGCTCTATCTTTATTCTGGTCGGGGCTCTGGCCATGGCCTTCTACGGCGACACCGTCACCTTCAACCTGACGGAGTTAGCCCAGAAAGATTATTCGCTGACCTTCCAGCTGCTGGTATACGCGGCGTTTCTGGTGGCCTTTGCGGTCAAGCTGCCCATCTTTCCGCTGCACACCTGGTTGCCCGATGCCCATAGTGAGGCACCTGCGGCCGTGTCAATGATTTTGGCAGGGGTGTTGCTCAAGATGGCGGGCTATGGCCTCATCCGCATGAACATTGAGATGCTGCCCGATGCTCACCTCTACTTTGCGCCATTCCTGGCCATTCTGGGCGTGGTCAACGTCATCTACGCCTCAATGACGGCCTTCGGTCAGGACAACCTGAAGCGTCGCATGGCCTATTCCTCGGTGGCCCACATGGGATTTGTGCTGATTGGCTGCTCGGCATTCACCACCCTGGGCATGAGCGGAGCCATGCTGCAGATGATCTCCCACGGCATGATTGCGGCGGTCATGTTCTTCCTGTCTGGGGTGACCTACGAACGCACTCACACCCTCGACATGGACGTCATGGGTGGAATGGCTCGCAAAATGCCAACTACCTTTGCCTTCTTTACAGCGGCTGCCATGGGCTCGCTGGCCCTACCCGGCATGAGCGGTTTTGTCAGCGAAATCGCAGTATTTCTGGGTATGGCCACCAGCGACGTCTACAGCACAACCTTCAAAACCGCCATCATCATCGGCGCTGCGGTTGGCGTAGTGCTGTCCCCCATCTATCTGCTCTCGATGCTGCGGCGGATCTTCTACGGAGATGCCGGGCAGGTGGTGGCCAAGGTGCCCAACATGCTAGACATCCGGCCACGGGAAGCCTTTGTGGCCCTCTGTCTACTGGTGCCCATCATCGGGATTGGCCTGTATCCAAAATTGGCAACCCAGGTTTACGATGCTAAAACCGTCGCGGTGGCCAGTCGCGCCCAGACGACAGTGCTGGCAGCTGGGCAAAACCC